One genomic region from Strix aluco isolate bStrAlu1 chromosome 25, bStrAlu1.hap1, whole genome shotgun sequence encodes:
- the ANKS1A gene encoding ankyrin repeat and SAM domain-containing protein 1A isoform X9, with translation MEDQDLRDIGIGDPQHRRKLLQAARSLPKLKPLGCDGNSQPSVPAWLDSLGLQDYIQSFLSSGYSSIDTVKNLWELEIVNVLKVNLLGHRKRIIASLADRPYEEPPAKPPRFSQLRCQDLMSQTSSPLSQNDSCTGRSADLLLPSGDTGKRQHDRGTEVAPYSRAERYKAQEDRRESKLTLRPPSLAAPYAPVQNWQHQPEKLIFESCGYEANYLGSMLIKDLRGTESTQDACAKMRKSTEHMKKIPTIILSITYKGVKFIDASNKNVIAEHEIRNISCAAQDPEDLCTFAYITKDLQTSHHYCHVFSTVDVNLTYEIILTLGQAFEVAYQLALQAQRAKPLGAGAGEMIETKSSKPVPKPRAGMRKSALEPPEVDQDSQSHASVSWVVDPKQDSKRTLSTKYETTIF, from the exons ATGGAGGACCAGGACCTTCGGGACATCGGGATCGGTGACCCACAGCACCGTCGGAAGCTCCTCCAGGCTGCTCGCTCCCTCCCCAAG TTGAAACCCCTGGGCTGTGATGGGAACAGCCAGCCTTCGGTTCCCGCATGGCTCGACTCTTTGGGGCTGCAGGACTACATCCAGTCCTTCCTCTCGAGCGGCTACAGCTCTATTGACACTGTGAAAAACCTCTGGGAGCTTGAAATAGTAAAC GTGTTGAAGGTGAATCTGCTGGGCCATCGGAAGAGGATCATCGCCTCCCTGGCAGACAGACCCTACGAGGAGCCACCGGCAAAGCCGCCGCGGTTCTCGCAGCTGAGA TGCCAGGACTTGATGTCCCAGACGTCGTCACCCCTGAGTCAGAACGACTCCTGCACGGGCAGATCTGCCGATCTCCTGCTGCCCTCCGGGGACACTGGGAAGAGGCAACATGACCGCGGCACTGAGGTTGCTCCCTACTCCAGAGCTGAGCGCTACAAAGCACAG GAGGACCGTCGGGAGTCAAAGCTGACCCTGCgcccccccagcctggctgccccGTACGCCCCAGTCCAAAACTGGCAGCACCAGCCAGAGAAGCTAATCTTCGAGTCCTGCGGGTACGAGGCCAAC TACTTGGGCTCCATGTTGATCAAAGACCTCCGAGGGACGGAGTCTACGCAGGACGCCTGTGCCAAGATGAGG aaatccaCAGAGCATATGAAGAAGATCCCGACCATAATACTGTCCATCACATACAAAGGGGTGAAGTTCATCGACGCCTCTAACAAG AATGTCATTGCTGAGCACGAGATCCGGAACATCTCCTGCGCTGCTCAGGACCCCGAGGATCTCTGCACATTCGCCTACATCACCAAGGACCTGCAGACCAGCCACCACTACTGCCACGTCTTCAGCACCGTGGATGTG AACCTGACATACGAGATCATCCTCACGTTGGGGCAGGCGTTCGAGGTCGCCTACCAGCTGGCCCTCCAAGCCCAGAGAGCAAAGCCTctgggtgctggagcaggagaaatgATCGAAACAAAATCTTCCAAACCGGTGCCTAAACCGCGAGCGGGCATGAGGAAATCTGCA CTGGAGCCCCCTGAAGTGGACCAAGACTCCCAGTCTCATGCCAGTGTCTCCTGGGTCGTGGACCCCAAACAGGACTCCAAGCGGACCCTCAGCACTAAGTATGAGACCACTATCTTCTAA